The window ACTTTCTTTCAACCCGTGAACACTATTGAAGTTATTTCCGACCATACATTCCGGCGTCATGGTAGTAACGAAGTGGCGTGCGGTCGCACTCGGATTCGGTGTCGCCCTCCTCTTTTCGCTGGTCGCGTCACTCGCCGCGCAACTCGCCATCCTCGGTGGCGCAGTCGGCGGACTCGTCGGTGGGTGGGTCGCAGGCTACTACGCCAATAGCGGACGGGTGAGCGGTGCGTGGAACGGATTCCTTGCGGGGGCGATTGCGTCGCTGTCGGTCATCGCAGTACTCGTCGTCGTGGGCCTCTTCGTCTCGCTTTTTACCCCCTCTCTGGGCGGTGTGTTCGCAACCTTCGGCCTCGCGTTCGCCCTCCTCCTGTTCGCACTCCTCCACGCGATTCCCGCGACGGTTGGCGGCCTCATCGGTGGCATGTATCCACGCGAGGAGGCCGAGGAAACCGGCCAACCGACGACGTAACCGTCAGAGCCCCGCTCTTCCCCCCATACTGCCCCCTCCTGCGCGTCGCTCAAATACCGTCTTTCAACGCATGTGCGACTCTGTCGAGTGCCGCGTCTGCCACGTCGACGTCCGCGGTGAGGCTGAGAAAGCCGTGCGGCATCGCA is drawn from Haloferax litoreum and contains these coding sequences:
- a CDS encoding DUF5518 domain-containing protein; this translates as MVVTKWRAVALGFGVALLFSLVASLAAQLAILGGAVGGLVGGWVAGYYANSGRVSGAWNGFLAGAIASLSVIAVLVVVGLFVSLFTPSLGGVFATFGLAFALLLFALLHAIPATVGGLIGGMYPREEAEETGQPTT